The genomic segment GGATCGGAAAGCGTGCCGAGCGCGCCAGCCCCAGCAGGGAGACTTCGCCGCCGATCAGGTAGCGGCGCGTGGCCAGGTCCTGCTCGACCGCGCTTTCTTCCACCAGCACGCGCAGGATGCGGTGCACCGTCGGGCGGTTCAGGCCCGTATGGGCCGCGACATCGGTCAGGCGCACGCCGCGCTCCTGGCCGGTGGCGAGCACGCGCAGCACGGCCAGCGCGCGGCGCACGCTTTGCGCGCCGGCGGTGGCGGCGTCCTTATCCGTCGCAGCCATTCATCACCGCCTGGGGCGTTTGCGGCATGCCGCGCAGCGTGACGATCTCGCCCAGCGCCGTGTAGTTCGGCCCGCCGTGCGGCAGACCGGATTCAGCGTGCGCCAGGCCGTCGCGCAAGTGGAAGGCCATGACCGCGCCGACGATGAACTCGGCGCCAGTCTGGCCGAAGGCGCTCACGCGCTCGAGCCTGCATTCCATGCTCAGCGGCGCATCGGCCAGGCGCGGCACGCGCACTGTGCGGCAAGGCCGTGTGCCGAGGCCGAGCAGTTCGGTCTCGCGCACGCCGGACGCATGCCCGGCGCTGCTGTCGTGGATGGCGCGCATCTGCGGGGCATCGCCGATGTTCACGCCCGGCAGCGGTGGTTTGTTCGACACGAAGGTGACGCAGGAGAACGGGGCGAGGTGGATCACACCGTCTGCGGACACCGTGGTGATCCAGGCGATCGGGCGCGGCACGACGCTGCCGCTCGACAGGCGGTAGCTGGCTTCGGGCGACAGGGCGCCGGCATCGAGAAACATGGGAGTGCCTACCGTGGTGGCGGAGCCTCGATTGTCGGCAGCGCTGCGGCGGTGCTGAACGGACACTTCCCGCAATCGTCCACCATATGGAACAGGCGGGATTTATTGCTTTGCAGCATTCGATGCGTGCTCCTTAGAGTGGACGGGTCGCCGATCAAACCGCAGCCCATTTGCGGTGCCGGCGCCGGAGCAGGAGAGTCGCTGTGAGCAATGCCGTCGCCCCTTTTGCCGTCGCTGCGTGCGTGGCGCTTGCCGCATGGCCCGCCATGGCGCAGGACCACTGGCCCGACAAGCCTGTCAAGCTCGTATTGCCCTACCCGCCGGGTGGCAACGTCGATGGCGCTGCGCGCATCATCGCCGAGCAGTTGCAGGCTGTGTTCATGCAGCCTTTCATCATCGACAACCGGCCCGGTGCCGGCGGCATGATCGCCGGCGCGGCGGTTGCCACGTCCGTGCCTGACGGCTACACCTTCTTCATGGGCGCGAACGGGCCGATCCTGTTCGCGCCAACCGTTTTCAAGCGCAACGTCTACGACTGGAAGAAGGACTTCGCGCCGGTCAGTTCCGTGTCATTCACGCCGCTGGTGTTGCAGGTGCATCCGTCCACGCCATACAAAACCGTGGCAGACCTGTTCGCCGAGGGCAAGAAGCCCGGCAACACGCTGACCATGGCCTCGCCCGGCGCCGGCACGCAAAACCACTTGGTCAGCGAGTATCTGCAGCGCGCAAGCGGTGCCCG from the Verminephrobacter eiseniae EF01-2 genome contains:
- a CDS encoding Bug family tripartite tricarboxylate transporter substrate binding protein, translating into MAQDHWPDKPVKLVLPYPPGGNVDGAARIIAEQLQAVFMQPFIIDNRPGAGGMIAGAAVATSVPDGYTFFMGANGPILFAPTVFKRNVYDWKKDFAPVSSVSFTPLVLQVHPSTPYKTVADLFAEGKKPGNTLTMASPGAGTQNHLVSEYLQRASGARWTTVHYKGNAPATTDLLGGQVQFNFDQISVAGPFIAQGRSRALAVTSPKRLPQWPDVPTLQEAGFKDFSPETFTGILAPRATPPAIVERLSQALQKILADKAVQARFETLGAQARGSSPGQFTEFLTQEDARWMPVIEQANIHAE
- a CDS encoding flavin reductase family protein — its product is MFLDAGALSPEASYRLSSGSVVPRPIAWITTVSADGVIHLAPFSCVTFVSNKPPLPGVNIGDAPQMRAIHDSSAGHASGVRETELLGLGTRPCRTVRVPRLADAPLSMECRLERVSAFGQTGAEFIVGAVMAFHLRDGLAHAESGLPHGGPNYTALGEIVTLRGMPQTPQAVMNGCDG